Proteins encoded within one genomic window of Vanrija pseudolonga chromosome 3, complete sequence:
- the stt3 gene encoding Dolichyl-diphosphooligosaccharide--protein glycosyltransferase subunit stt3 has translation MPPKSKSAAAAPASPAPAAPKPAAAAAAAPTPAPETSADVEHAPKYAYPLPHVPKSTIDNTQSLLRFVILAFICGAAVASRLFAVIRFESVIHEFDPWFNYRATKVLVNEGFYEFWNWFDPTAWYPLGRTVGGTVYPGIMVTSGLIWSFLRWINMPVDIRNVCVLLAPGFSGLTAWATYLFTTEMATPSAGLLAAAFIGIVPGYISRSVAGSYDNEAIAIFLLMATFYFWIKALKTGSAWWGTVTALFYGWMVAAWGGYVFITNLVPLHVFVLILMGRYNHRIYVAYSSWYVLGTVASMQVPFVEFLPIRTSEGMAALGTFGLVQLIAFVEVVRKLVPGKQFQQLLRAFVVLVFVISFTALVLLTFSGWIAPWTGRFYSLWDTGYAKVHMPIIASVSEHQPTAWPAYFFDLQMLIWVFPAGVFWAFKELRDEHVFIIIYALFSSYFSGVMVRLMLVLTPVVCVTASIAISKLLEAYIDPTLPEASEDETGAPVAAPKKGGKKPSHKKDQTFEFSGILSGKKSRGIFGLDSRFAVISTIVLMLAIFVHHCTYVTSSAYSSPSVVLSSRNPDGSQNIIDDFREAYYWLRQNTPKDAVVMSWWDYGYQIAGMADRPTLVDNNTWNNTHIATVGKAMSSNEDIAYPILRKHDVDYVLVIFGGLLGYSGDDINKFLWMVRIAQGEWPEEVQEHKYFTPRGEYAVDDRASETMRESLMYKMSYHRFPELYGGHPAQDRVRGQRIPAKGTHENLETIEEAFTSENWIVRIYKVKKEDSFGRAHKAVNAFNAGARLKAAPSTPQKK, from the exons ATGCCACCAAAGTCAAAGTCGGCAGCtgcggcgccagcgtcgcccgcgcccgcagcACCCAAGCctgccgcggctgccgctgctgcaccaACGCCGGCTCCAGAGACctcggccgacgtcgagcacgcgccaAAGTACGCGTACCCGCTGCCGCATGTCCCCAAGTCGACCATCGACAACACGcagtcgctgctgcgcttTGTGATTCTCGCCTTCATCTGCGGCGCAGCCGTCGCGTCTCGCCTCTTCGCCGTCATCCGCTTCGAGAGTGTCATTCACGAGTTTGACCCCTGGTTCAACTA ccGTGCGACCAAGgtcctcgtcaacgaggGCTTCTACGAGTTCTGGAACTGGTTTGACCCCACCGCATGGTACCCCCTTGGCCGTACCGTTGGCGGCACCGTCTACCCCGGTATCATGGTGACCTCTGGCCTGATTTGGAGCTTCCTCCGCTGGATCAACATGCCTGTTGACATCCGCAACGTGTGTGTCCTGCTCGCGCCCGGATTCTCGGGTCTCACCGCCTGGGCGACCTACCTCTTCACCACGGAGATGGCCACGCCCTCGGCTggtctcctcgccgccgccttcatCGGCATCGTGCCCGGCTACATCTCGCGTTCGGTCGCTGGTTCGTACGACAACGAGGCCATTgccatcttcctcctcatgGCCACGTTCTACTTCTGGATCAAGGCCCTCAAGACTGGCTCGGCCTGGTGGGGTACCGTCACTGCCCTGTTCTACGGCTGGATGGTCGCCGCGTGGGGTGGCTACGTGTTCATCACCAACCTTGTGCCTCTGCACGTCTTTGTCCTGATCCTCATGGGCCGCTACAACCACCGCATCTACGTTGCCTACTCGTCCTGGTACGTCCTCGGCACCGTCGCGTCGATGCAGGTGCCCTTCGTCGAGTTCCTGCCTATCCGTACGTCGGAGGGTATGGCCGCTCTCGGTACATTCGGCCTGGTCCAGCTCATCGCGtttgtcgaggtcgtccgcAAGCTTGTCCCTGGCAAGCAGttccagcagctcctccgcGCGTTTGTCGTCCTGGTCTTTGTTATTTCGTTCActgccctcgtcctcctcacgTTCTCGGGCTGGATCGCCCCCTGGACTGGCCGTTTCTACTCGCTCTGGGACACTGGCTACGCCAAGGTGCACATGCCCATCATTGCTTCGGTTTCGGAGCACCAGCCGACCGCCTGGCCCGCCTACTTCTTCGACCTGCAGATGCTCATCTGGGTCTTCCCCGCCGGTGTCTTCTGGGCGTTCAAGGAGCTCCGTGACGAGCACGTCTTCATCATCATCTACGCCCTGTTCAGCTCGTACTTCTCGGGTGTGATGGTTCGA CTCATGCTCGTCCTCACGCCCGTCGTCTGCGTCACCGCCTCGATTGCCATCtccaagctcctcgaggcgtACATTGACCCCACCCTCCCTGAGGCGTCGGAGGACGAGACTGGCgcacccgtcgccgcgcccaagaagggcggcaagaagcCCAGCCACAAGAAGGACCAGACCTTCGAGTTCTCTGGTATCCTCAGCGGCAAGAAGTCGAGGGGCATCTTTGGCCTCGACTCGCGCTTCGCCGTCATCTCGACCATCGTGCTCATGCTTGCCATCTTCGTTCACCACTGCACGTACGTCACGTCGAGCGCCTACTCGTCGCCCTCAGTTGTGCTGTCTTCGCGCAACCCCGACGGCAGCCAGAACATTATCGACGACTTCCGCGAGGCCTACTACTGGCTGCGCCAGAACACGCCCAAGGACGCTGTTGTCATGTCGTGGTGGGACTATGGCTACCAGATTGCTGGCATGGCCGACCGCCCTACGCTTGTTGACAACAACACGTGGAACAACACGCACATTGCGACTGTCGGCAAGGCCATGTCCTCCAACGAGGACATTGCTTACCCGATCCTGCGCAAGCACGACGTTGACTACGTGCTCGTCATCTTTGGTGGCCTTCTCGGCTACTCTGGCGACGACATCAACAAGTTCTTGTGGATGGTTCGCATTGCCCAGGGCGAGTGGCCCGAGGAGGTGCAGGAGCACAAGTACTTTACCCCTCGGGGCGAGTACGCTGTGGATGACCGGGCGTCCGAGACGATGCGCGAGTCGCTCATGTACAAGATGTCGTACCACCG CTTCCCCGAGCTCTACGGTGGCCACCCGGCCCAGGACCGTGTCCGTGGCCAGCGCATCCCCGCCAAGGGCACCCACGAGAACCTCGAGACGATTGAGGAGGCGTTCACGTCCGAGAACTGGATTGTCCGCATCTACAAGGTGAAGAAGGAGGACTCGTTTGGACGTGCCCACAAGGCCGTCAACGCGTtcaacgccggcgcgcggctgaaggctgcgccgtcgacaccgcAGAAGAAGTAA
- the SPBC2F12.10 gene encoding 54S ribosomal protein L35, mitochondrial — translation MATPRLLTRAATRISTRAGPSRILSRHESTSAAPAPAAFEPALPAGAEPAYDAALAYIAEENKLQRERLAKLQAKAGAKPTPEQVRRIARLEVDAYVNDPAIRRTFKTTGGKGLFAQPVFRNLAERKWKKEGELDLIMQRVYQLGVIPDLLADHLPAAAIRIAGIEAGSIQSSEQFATPPEVTVQLFNHPVAGVTGSATPEAKYTLLVIDADAPSHETHSFVERLHFAKTDIPLSVVSDEVNLFTAAGKEVLAYEPFAPARGTGKHRYAFIVIKQGDAAPSAEIKRDGFNIRTFFAANGLATSDVIAATLIRSQWTEEAADHIGKTYQEFRGQSAPEYGKPPKEAKYGMPLNARQQRAAEVRQEAYEGVIAEMQALVGGQLGEAQAKPQEA, via the coding sequence ATGGCCACCCCTCGCCTCCTCACCAGGGCAGCCACGCGCatctcgacgcgcgcgggccCCTCGCGCATCCTGTCGCGTCACGAGTCAACgtctgccgcccccgcccccgccgccttTGAGCCTGCgctccccgccggcgccgagccagcgTACGATGCCGCGCTCGCATACATTGCCGAGGAGAACAagctgcagcgcgagcgcctggccaagctccaggccaaggcggGCGCCAAGCCCACGCCGGAGCAGGTGCGGAGGATAGCGCGTCTCGAGGTGGACGCGTACGTCAACGACCCGGCGATCAGGCGGACATTCAAGACGacgggcggcaagggcctGTTCGCGCAGCCCGTCTTCCGtaacctcgccgagcgcaagtGGAAGAAGGAGGGAGAGCTTGACCTCATCATGCAGCGCGTGTACCAGCTCGGCGTGATCCCCGACCTGCTGGCCGACCACCTGCCGGCCGCTGCCATCCGCATTGCGGGCATCGAGGCCGGCTCGATCCAGTCGTCCGAGCAGTTTGCGACCCCGCCAGAGGTCACCGTCCAGCTCTTCAACCACCCCGTCGCTGGCGTGACTGGCTCGGCGACCCCCGAGGCCAAGTACACCCTGCTTGTtatcgacgccgacgcaccaAGCCACGAGACGCACTCGTTCGTCGAACGCCTGCACTTTGCCAAGACCGACATTCCTCTGTCGGTCGTCTCGGACGAGGTCAACCTCTTCACTGCTGCCGGTAAGGAGGTGCTGGCGTACGAGCCTTTCGCGCCCGCTCGCGGAACCGGCAAGCACCGCTACGCGTTCATTGTCATCAAGCAGGGtgacgccgcgccctcggccgagATCAAGCGTGACGGCTTCAACATCCGCACCTTCTTCGCTGCCAACGGCCTGGCGACCTCGGACGTCATCGCCGCCACGCTCATCCGCTCCCAGTggaccgaggaggccgccgaccaCATCGGGAAGACGTACCAGGAGTTCCGCGGCCAGTCGGCGCCAGAGTACGGCAAGCCCCCCAAGGAGGCCAAGTACGGCATGCCCCTCAACgcgaggcagcagcgcgctgcCGAGGTCAGGCAGGAGGCGTACGAGGGCGTCATTGCTGAGATGCAGGCGCTGGTCGGTggccagcttggcgaggcCCAGGCCAAGCCCCAGGAGGCGTAG
- the rangrf gene encoding Ran guanine nucleotide release factor, whose translation MTAQQIAPRPLFGGAIAFAVPTSYHDASDMRQVPDTQEVFLSHESDTSVIVEILQSPTEGDAGRDLYAAAKFHFDSIAHDNAALSSSILTPAPATATPPQVLTAASAEQLPTPTPVIITGLQTIHKFSHDPTGAPRPGHEGDTPDRVWIGVALWRCWADVGGSKKRADVVGSVNVNLSAEGGEAEQKRVEAWWRENVAGLRVLDWGLIGDE comes from the exons ATGACCGCGCAACAGatcgccccgcgccccctcttcggcggcgcgatcgcCTTTGCCGTCCCGACGAGCTACCACGACGCGAG CGACATGCGCCAAGTCCCCGACACGCAGGAAGTCTTCCTCTCGCACGAGTCGGACACGAGCGTCATTGTTGAGATCCTGCAGTCGCCTACTGAGGGGGACGCGGGGCGGGATTTGTACGCTGCTGCCAA GTTTCACTTCGACTCCATAGCGCACGACAATGCcgcgctctcctcgtcgatcctcacccccgcgcccgcaaccgccaccccaccgcaagtcctcaccgccgcctcggccgagcAGCTCCCGACCCCAACCCCAGTCATCATCACGGGCCTGCAGACGATCCACAAGTTCTCGCACGACCCCACGGGTGCGCCGCGACCAGGCCACGAGGGCGACACGCCGGACCGCGTGTGgatcggcgtcgcgctctggcgctgctgggccGACGTGGGCGGCAGcaagaagcgcgccgacgtcgtgggcAGCGTTAATGTCAACCTCAGCGCCGAGgggggcgaggccgagcagaaGCGCGTGGAGGCTTGGTGGCGCGAGAACGTCGCTGGGCTTCGTGTCCTCGACTGGGGACTCATTGGAGACGAGTAG
- the Usp4 gene encoding Ubiquitin carboxyl-terminal hydrolase 4 produces MPAAQNGSLAPPTTLKRPRTDPPSPSSSSSPKRAASEDPVSFLDTSLPPSQAPPLHPSSPLSRMDVEDEHESAGEWVSRTGRVSLNENEHPDTDADMADATAAGPPDLRSTRELYNTVMAALPPPFTPWAMFHLLPSSFFSALQRHAMGDGGEPVPPLSLESLLPPGETAIEVTELSRPGGRGTLRPSKTNLWRIRAGLVEDEDFVFLASEGWNAIVDFYSYPSDHPTLPRLCLPSGRVEIAPNVYKLHLVAAATTSIPVPPAYPHPPLLITAPSNTTLQELMMFARNAFPGKVSVGSPLRLWVVDDAPNTLEIEAKELVTLGAREPASNQPSHRTTLADAGLADGDSIAVEVSVATAPGGKTQWVLAKDGTGKAIEKPVAAAAPAPLFSKPAHYAGNATSSGSSSSNNLLALATTGAAGKVQTRSQSRTRGSHGLVGLNNLGNTCFLASATQCLSNTNVLAEYFLSGVYREELNPDNPLGMHGQVAEAFGEVIENLHNSAPHSSFSPRRLKATCSRFAPQFAGYGQHDTQEFLAFLLDGLHEDLNRIKKKPYIEMPDWKPGGGDRELVEHGKICWDGYKKRNDSVIVDLFQGQLQSTLVCPECHKESITMDPFMYLTVPLPIAQTRTFKLTFFPKDTDRLPINVQLLIPVNASFSALKDKLGALVGAKGSNIVGYDFWKGMPYTWWNDSDPNSEAKDHDTVVFHEVGAPVVVNHKAAGTQPTDGSVTVPVYTFIRQEQPRSSFSRDPYPSEGSHYPLFITLSKTEATDPSAVRAAIMRAYSRIVKPETKAELWVSANSPHAKELDDDDDHVTDIYVDGAPRSSTESGRSSHREHLSPLAPLATLGSSTGDLPRTHSSVSVHSQSGRLVPRGDLFKVHVADASSADSHGSSMSLFKTTNKDPSIHNFYKGHAQGAHNLWSSLDKRRASKRPMLQRISSSISNLVGSSPNSDDEGEDAAPIPTLPVVRPGEAIFVEWKQEDFDDFFPGCNNGPVLFETETIVDPAIAKEAAKKREGRSITLDDCLDEFSKEETLGQDDLWYCPVCKKHQAATKKLDIYKAPDILVICLKRFGSSRQLRDKLDHLVQFPAEGLDLDERVGERRVTKTLNLTPEEAKNYGIEHSTEPYIYDLYAVDNHFGGLGGGHYTAFCQNKEDSNWYNFDDSRVSKTNVDAVQSRAAYLLFYQRRTERRIGGISRIKAEEASRAATPLPSAPESPVIAPSVPESAMVSSFNSAPGTPAQPSPVVSSSSTLDSDDDRPLGLSASGDLRSVGDKIGFGNTAWTATTTPAHRPSLPTPDSSDNDEFVPVTESSTGASAPVSIHLPSTTASGEASESGLGEEYHVVRESDASTSDAEMVSVPRSPQSE; encoded by the exons ATGCCTGCAGCGCAGAACGGTAGCCTCGCTCCCCCGACCACACTCAAGCGCCCGCGGACCGACCCCccctcaccttcctcgtcgagctccccAAAGCGCGCCGCCTCAGAAGACCCAGTCTCCTTCCTCGATACGTCGTTGCCCCCCTCGCAGGCCCCACCACTCCACCCATCGTCGCCCTTGTCTAGAatggacgtcgaggacgagcacgagtcGGCAGGCGAGTGGGTCTCTAGAACGGGCCGCGTGAGCCTCAACGAGAACGAGCACCCCGACACAGAcgccgacatggccgacgccactgccgccggcccgCCAGACCTCAGGTCCACGCGCGAGCTGTACAACACTGTGATGG CGGCCTTACCGCCACCGTTCACCCCCTGGGCCATGTTCCACCTCCTGCCCAGCAGCTTCTTCTCCGCGCTCCAGCGCCACGCGATGGGCGATGGCGGAGAGCCCGTACCTCCCCTTAGCCTCGAGTCTCTCCTCCCGCCAGGTGAGACTGCGATCGAGGTCACCGAGCTCTCGCGCCCCGGCGGGAGAGGCACCCTCCGCCCCTCCAAGACCAACCTCTGGCGCATTCGTGCCGGCCTGGTCGAAGACGAGGACTTTGTCTTCCTTGCCTCAGAGGGCTGGAACGCAATCGTCGACTTTTACAGCTACCCCAGCGACCACCCCACGCTGCCCCGCTTGTGCCTGCCCAGCGGCCGTGTGGAGATTGCCCCCAACGTCTACAAGCTCCACCTGGTCGCCGCAGCCACCACGTCGATCCCAGTGCCTCCAGCATACCCAcaccctcccctcctcaTCACTGCTCCGAGCAACACTACCCTGCAAGAGCTTATGATGTTTGCGCGCAACGCGTTCCCGGGCAAGGTGTCGGTGGGATCCCCGCTCAGGCTGTGGGTTGTCGATGACGCGCCCAACACACTCGAGATTGAGGCAAAGGAATTGGTTaccctcggcgcgcgtgagcCGGCCTCTAACCAGCCGAGCCACCGCACGACTCTTGCCGACGCTGGCCTAGCTGACGGCGACTCGATCGCTGTCGAGGTCAGtgtcgccaccgccccggGTGGCAAGACACAGTGGGTCCTGGCCAAGGACGGCACGGGCAAGGCGATCGAGAagcccgtcgcggccgccgcgcctgctCCCTTATTCTCCAAGCCTGCCCACTATGCTGGCAACGCTACCTCGAGTGGATCTTCGTCGTCCAACAACCTCCTCGCCTTGGCCACCACCGGAGCTGCCGGCAAAGTTCAGACGCGCTCGCagtcgcgcacgcgcggcaGCCACGGCCTTGTCGGCTTGAACAATCTCGGCAACACGTGTTTCCTGGCGTCAGCCACGCAGTGTCTTAGCAACACCAATGTGTTGGCGGAATACTTCCTCT CCGGTGTCTaccgcgaggagctcaacCCCGATAACCCTCTCGGCATGCACGGCCAGGTTGCCGAGGCATTCGGCGAGGTCATCGAGAACCTCCACAACTCGGCACCCCactcctccttctcgccccGCAGGCTCAaggcgacctgctcgcgcttCGCTCCCCAGTTTGCCGGCTACGGTCAGCACGACACCCAAGAATTCCTTGCCTTCCTGTTGGATGGTCTTCACGAGGACCTGAACCGCATCAAGAAGAAGCCCTACATCGAGATGCCGGACTGGAAGCCGGGAGGCGGCGACcgtgagcttgtcgagcatGGCAAGATTTGCTGGGACGGCTACAAGAAGCGCAACGATTCGGTCATTGTCGATCTTTTCCAGGGCCAGCTGCAGAGCACGCTTGTCTGCCCCGAATGCCACAAGGAGTCGATCACCATGGACCCATTCATGTACCTCACTGTCCCGCTGCCCATCGCGCAGACGAGAACCTTCAAGCTCACCTTCTTCCCGAAGGATACCGACAGGCTGCCTATCAACGTCCAGCTCTTGATTCCTGTCAACGCATCATTCTCCGCCCTCAAGGACAAGCTAGGCGCCTTGGTCGGCGCCAAGGGCTCAAACATTGTCGGATACGACTTCTGGAAGGGCATGCCCTACACTTGGTGGAACGACTCGGACCCCAAcagcgaggccaaggaccaTGACACCGTCGTCTTCCACGAAGTAGGCGCCCCTGTGGTTGTCAACCACAAGGCTGCCGGCACCCAGCCCACGGATGGCTCTGTTACTGTTCCCGTCTACACTTTCATCCGCCAGGAGCAGCCCCGTTCGTCGTTCTCGCGCGATCCGTACCCCAGCGAGGGCAGTCACTACCCGCTCTTCATCACGCTTTCAAAGACGGAGGCAACCGACCCTTCTGctgtgcgcgccgccatcatGCGCGCCTATTCTCGTATCGTCAAGCCTGAGACCAAGGCGGAGCTGTGGGTGTCGGCCAACTCGCCTCATGCCAAGGAActcgacgatgacgacgaccatGTCACCGACATTTACGTCGACGGTGCCCCGCGTTCGTCGACGGAGAGTGGGCGTTCGAGCCACCGTGAGCACCTCTCACCCCTGGCTCCACTAGCGACACTGGGCAGCAGCACTGGCGACCTCCCGCGCACCCACAGCTCGGTGTCGGTTCACAGCCAGTCAGGACGTCTTGTCCCCCGTGGTGACCTGTTCAAGGTCCACGTTGCGGACGCGTCGTCTGCCGACTCCCACGGCAGCTCCATGAGCCTCTTCAAGACTACCAACAAGGATCCGAGCATCCACAACTTCTACAAGGGCCATGCGCAGGGCGCCCACAACCTGTGGTCGTCGCTGGACAAGCGGAGAGCTTCGAAGCGCCCAATGCTCCAGCGCATCTCATCGAGTATCTCCAACCTGGTCGGCTCGTCACCcaactcggacgacgagggtgaaGATGCGGCACCGATTCCCACTCTTCCGGTCGTTCGACCTGGTGAGGCAATCTTCGTGGAGTGGAAGCAGGAGGACTTTGACGATTTCTTCCCCGGCTGTAACAATGGTCCTGTGCTTTTCGAAACCGAGACCATTGTCGACCCTGCGATCGCCAAGGAAGCTGCCAAGAAGCGTGAAGGCCGAAGCATCACGCTTGATGACTGCCTTGACGAGTTCTCCAAAGAGGAGACGCTGGGCCAGGACGACCTGTGGTACTGCCCCGTGTGCAAGAAGCACCAGGCTGCGACCAAGAAGCTCGATATTTACAAGGCTCCGGATATCCTTGTCATCTGCCTGAAGCGCTTTGGCAGTTCGAGGCAACTCAGAGACAAGCTCGACCACCTTGTCCAGTTCCCtgccgagggcctcgaccTGGACGAGCGCGTGGGTGAGCGCCGGGTCACCAAGACACTCAACctcacgcccgaggaggcGAAGAACTATGGCATCGAGCACTCGACCGAGCCGTACATCTACGACCTGTACGCTGTGGACAACCACTTTGGTGGTCTCGGCGGTGGCCACTACACGGCCTTTTGCCAGAACAAGGAGGACAGCAACTGGTACAACTTTGACGACTCCCGGGTGTCCAAGACCAATGTCGACGCGGTTCAGAGCAGAGCGGCATACCTGCTGTTCTACCAGCGCCGTACTGAGCGCCGTATTGGTGGCATCTCGAGaatcaaggccgaggaggcgagcAGAGCTGCCACACCGCTGCCGTCTgcgcccgagtcgcccgTGATTGCGCCGAGCGTTCCCGAGTCGGCCATGGTGAGCTCGTTTAACAGCGCGCCGGGCACCCCAGCACAGCCTTCGCCAGTGGTATCCAGCTCGTCTACACTGGACTCGGATGACGACAGGCCGCTTGGGCTAAGCGCGTCGGGCGACCTGCGATCTGTTGGCGACAAGATTGGCTTTGGCAACACGGCGTGGACTGCCACGACCACGCCTGCGCACCGCCCCTCGTTACCGACGCCGGACTCGAGCGACAATGACGAGTTTGTACCGGTGACGGAGAGCTCGACTGGGGCCAGTGCGCCAGTTTCTATCCACCTGCCAAGCACGACGGCGTCTGGCGAGGCGTCCGAGTCTGGCCTGGGAGAGGAGTACCATGTTGTGCGGGAGAGCGACGCGTCGACTTCGGATGCCGAGATGGTCAGCGTGCCGCGCAGCCCGCAGAGTGAGTAG